In one Polaribacter sp. ALD11 genomic region, the following are encoded:
- a CDS encoding nucleotide pyrophosphohydrolase has translation MNIENAQKQVDDWIKNHGVRYFNELTNMAQLTEEVGEVARIIARRYGEQSEKESDKNKDLGEELADVMFVVLCLANQTGINLQGAFEKKLDIKTKRDHDRHHNNQKLQ, from the coding sequence ATGAACATAGAAAACGCACAAAAGCAAGTAGACGATTGGATTAAAAATCATGGAGTTCGTTATTTTAATGAACTTACAAACATGGCGCAATTAACAGAAGAAGTTGGTGAAGTTGCAAGAATAATTGCAAGACGTTATGGTGAACAAAGTGAAAAAGAATCTGATAAAAATAAAGATTTAGGTGAAGAATTGGCAGATGTTATGTTCGTTGTCTTATGTTTGGCAAATCAAACAGGAATCAATTTACAAGGTGCTTTTGAAAAAAAATTAGATATTAAAACAAAACGCGATCACGATCGCCATCATAACAATCAAAAATTACAATAG
- a CDS encoding 3-phosphoshikimate 1-carboxyvinyltransferase, which produces MDILLNVLEDKKIKEEITISGSKSESNRLLILQNLFPEIEIENLSDSDDSIHMQHALSTDKETVDIGHAGTAMRFLTSYFAVKNGREVVLTGSERMQNRPIEILVNALTDLGAEISYEDKVGYPPIRIKGKKITKAKVEINGNVSSQYISSLLLIASKLENGLEIELLGKITSIPYINMTLSLLNQLGIETTFVGNSIKVFPKKSIEKQTVVVESDWSSASYFYSIIASAEIGSEIKLTAYKKESLQGDSCLTEIYKHFGVETVFGENFITLKKERSSNLQTLEIDLKNAPDIAQTIAVTCFSEGISCNLTGLHTLKIKETDRLEALKEELTNLGASISVTNESLLLEKSSEINKNIAIKTYNDHRMAMAFAPLALKVPIKILNAEVVTKSFQKFWEDMQQIGIKVEEV; this is translated from the coding sequence ATGGACATATTGTTAAATGTTTTAGAGGATAAGAAAATAAAGGAAGAAATTACAATTTCTGGTTCTAAAAGCGAATCGAATCGATTACTTATTTTACAAAACTTGTTTCCAGAAATTGAGATTGAAAACTTGTCAGATTCTGATGATTCTATTCATATGCAACACGCACTTTCTACTGATAAAGAAACTGTAGATATTGGTCATGCAGGAACTGCAATGCGTTTTTTAACCTCGTATTTTGCCGTAAAGAATGGAAGAGAAGTAGTGCTTACTGGTTCTGAAAGAATGCAAAACAGACCAATTGAAATTTTGGTGAATGCGTTAACAGATTTAGGTGCAGAAATTTCTTACGAAGACAAAGTTGGGTATCCACCAATTAGAATCAAAGGAAAAAAGATAACCAAAGCAAAAGTTGAAATTAACGGAAACGTAAGTAGCCAATATATTTCGTCTTTATTATTGATTGCTTCAAAATTAGAAAACGGACTAGAAATTGAATTGCTAGGTAAAATTACTTCGATTCCGTATATTAACATGACGTTGAGTTTATTGAATCAATTGGGAATTGAGACAACTTTTGTAGGAAATAGCATTAAAGTATTTCCAAAGAAATCAATAGAAAAGCAAACCGTTGTTGTAGAGTCAGATTGGTCTTCTGCTAGTTATTTTTATTCCATAATTGCATCTGCAGAAATTGGTTCGGAAATAAAATTAACGGCATACAAAAAAGAAAGCTTACAAGGCGATTCTTGTTTAACAGAAATCTATAAACATTTTGGTGTAGAAACTGTTTTTGGCGAGAATTTTATCACCCTAAAAAAAGAAAGAAGTTCTAATTTACAAACATTAGAAATCGATCTTAAAAATGCACCAGATATTGCACAAACAATTGCAGTAACTTGTTTTTCTGAAGGAATTTCTTGTAATTTAACGGGTTTGCATACCTTAAAAATTAAGGAAACAGACAGATTAGAAGCTTTAAAAGAAGAATTAACAAATTTAGGAGCTTCGATTTCTGTGACGAATGAGAGTTTGCTTTTAGAAAAATCTTCAGAAATAAACAAAAACATTGCTATTAAAACATATAACGATCATCGAATGGCAATGGCTTTTGCTCCTTTAGCTTTAAAGGTTCCTATAAAAATTTTAAATGCTGAAGTAGTTACAAAGTCGTTTCAAAAATTTTGGGAAGACATGCAACAAATTGGTATTAAGGTAGAAGAAGTGTAA
- the queA gene encoding tRNA preQ1(34) S-adenosylmethionine ribosyltransferase-isomerase QueA gives MKLSHFEFELPEELLAIYPAEHRDESRLMVLNRAEQTIEHKQFKDVIDYFDEGDVMMLNNTKVFPARMFGNKEKTGARIEVFLLRELNAENRLWDVLVDPARKIRIGNKLFFGEDDSLVAEVIDNTTSRGRTLRFLYDGSYEEFRAKLLELGQTPLPKAIAREVEASDKERYQTIFAKHEGAVAAPSAGLHFSKHLLKRLEIKGIDFAEMTLHVGLGTFSAVEVEDLSKHKMDSEQIVIPEETATLINKAKKEKRRICAVGTTVMRTVESSVSSKHELNAFEGWTNKFIFPPHEFSIATAMITNFHEPKSTLLMQAAAFGGFDFVMEAYKVAIKEGYKFSTYGDAMLII, from the coding sequence ATGAAATTATCGCACTTTGAATTTGAGTTACCAGAAGAGTTGTTAGCAATTTACCCTGCTGAGCATAGAGATGAATCTCGTTTGATGGTATTGAATAGGGCAGAACAAACTATAGAACATAAACAGTTTAAAGACGTTATAGATTACTTTGATGAAGGTGATGTGATGATGTTGAACAACACCAAAGTTTTTCCTGCAAGAATGTTTGGAAACAAAGAAAAAACAGGTGCTAGAATTGAAGTTTTCTTATTAAGAGAATTAAATGCAGAAAATAGATTGTGGGATGTTTTAGTAGATCCTGCAAGAAAAATTAGAATTGGAAACAAATTATTTTTTGGTGAAGATGATAGTTTAGTAGCAGAAGTAATAGACAATACAACCTCTAGAGGTAGAACTTTACGTTTCTTGTATGACGGTTCTTATGAAGAGTTTAGAGCGAAGTTATTAGAATTGGGGCAAACACCATTGCCAAAAGCAATTGCTAGAGAAGTAGAGGCCTCAGATAAAGAAAGATACCAAACTATTTTTGCAAAGCATGAAGGTGCTGTAGCTGCACCAAGCGCAGGTTTACATTTTTCTAAACACTTATTAAAGCGTTTAGAAATTAAAGGAATAGATTTTGCAGAAATGACTTTACATGTTGGTTTAGGTACTTTTAGCGCAGTTGAGGTAGAAGATTTATCTAAGCATAAAATGGATTCTGAGCAAATTGTGATTCCTGAGGAAACTGCAACATTGATTAATAAAGCGAAGAAAGAGAAAAGAAGAATTTGTGCTGTTGGAACTACAGTAATGAGAACGGTAGAGTCTTCTGTTTCTTCTAAGCATGAATTAAATGCATTTGAAGGTTGGACAAATAAATTTATTTTTCCGCCGCATGAATTTAGTATTGCCACTGCAATGATTACTAATTTTCACGAACCAAAATCTACATTGCTAATGCAAGCTGCAGCTTTTGGTGGGTTTGATTTTGTTATGGAAGCATACAAAGTAGCAATTAAAGAAGGTTATAAATTCTCTACATACGGAGATGCTATGCTAATTATATAA
- the rlmN gene encoding 23S rRNA (adenine(2503)-C(2))-methyltransferase RlmN — protein sequence MEVKKRDIRALTKDELRFFFVENNDKAFRGNQVYEWLWSKSLHTFEEMTNISKETREMLAANFVINHIKVDSMQKSKDGTIKNGIKLHDGLIVESVLIPTEKRTTACVSSQVGCSLDCKFCATSRLKRMRNLNPDEIYDQVVVIDKQSRLYFNHKLTNIVFMGMGEPLMNYKNMMKSIEMITSPEGLGMSSKRITVSTSGVPKMIKMMADEEVKFNLAVSLHSAIDEVRTSIMPFNATFPLKDLKESLEYWYEKTGRAITYEYIVWDGINDKKEDIKALVAFCKAVPCKVNLIEYNPIDDGEFQQAHSSAINNYISNLEMNDITVNVRRSRGKDIDAACGQLANKS from the coding sequence ATGGAAGTTAAAAAAAGAGATATAAGAGCATTAACAAAGGACGAATTAAGATTCTTTTTTGTTGAAAATAACGATAAAGCTTTTCGTGGAAATCAGGTGTATGAATGGCTTTGGAGTAAGTCTTTACATACGTTTGAAGAAATGACAAACATTTCTAAAGAAACTAGAGAAATGTTGGCAGCAAACTTTGTTATCAATCATATTAAAGTAGATTCCATGCAAAAAAGTAAGGATGGAACTATTAAAAACGGAATTAAATTACACGACGGCTTAATTGTTGAATCTGTACTAATTCCAACAGAAAAAAGAACAACAGCCTGTGTTTCTAGTCAGGTTGGTTGTAGTTTAGATTGTAAATTCTGCGCAACTTCTCGCTTAAAAAGAATGCGTAATCTAAATCCAGATGAAATTTACGATCAAGTTGTAGTTATAGACAAACAAAGTAGATTATACTTCAATCATAAATTAACAAATATTGTTTTTATGGGAATGGGAGAGCCCTTAATGAACTATAAAAATATGATGAAGTCTATAGAAATGATTACTTCTCCAGAAGGTTTAGGAATGTCTTCTAAAAGAATTACTGTTTCTACTTCTGGTGTGCCAAAAATGATAAAAATGATGGCAGACGAAGAAGTGAAATTTAACTTAGCGGTTTCTTTACATTCTGCAATAGATGAAGTAAGAACCTCTATTATGCCCTTTAATGCTACGTTTCCGTTAAAAGATTTAAAAGAATCTTTAGAATACTGGTATGAAAAAACAGGTAGAGCAATTACCTATGAATACATTGTTTGGGACGGAATTAACGATAAAAAAGAAGATATAAAGGCTTTGGTTGCATTTTGTAAAGCAGTGCCTTGTAAAGTAAATTTAATCGAATACAACCCTATTGATGATGGCGAGTTTCAGCAGGCACATTCCTCTGCAATAAATAATTATATATCTAATTTAGAAATGAACGACATTACTGTAAATGTAAGAAGAAGTAGAGGGAAAGATATTGATGCTGCTTGCGGGCAATTAGCGAATAAATCTTAA